From the Paenibacillus sp. FSL H8-0548 genome, one window contains:
- a CDS encoding acyl-CoA thioesterase codes for MMEKLNIPLSSRPASASLTIKESIVLPPDTNHHGTIFGGKLMAYIDDVATIAATKHSRRPVVTASTDSVDFLHPVKKGDAVSLSAFVTWSHKTSMEVFVRVVTEDLLTGGRKVCATSFLTFVALGEDDKPTTVPGVLAETAEERLLFQTAPERKEARRIRRQESKHFANFMGTEYAFMESKTPASSLNLLNKGYESAWVSEW; via the coding sequence ATGATGGAAAAGCTTAATATACCATTATCATCAAGACCAGCGTCCGCTTCACTGACAATTAAAGAATCAATCGTATTGCCTCCAGATACCAATCATCACGGAACGATTTTTGGAGGCAAGCTTATGGCCTATATAGATGATGTAGCAACGATCGCTGCAACTAAGCATTCACGTCGTCCTGTTGTAACAGCTTCGACCGATTCTGTTGACTTCCTGCATCCCGTTAAAAAGGGTGATGCTGTAAGCTTATCTGCTTTCGTTACTTGGTCCCACAAAACCTCGATGGAGGTGTTTGTACGAGTAGTAACAGAGGATTTGCTGACGGGCGGTCGCAAGGTATGTGCTACTTCATTCTTAACCTTCGTAGCACTCGGCGAGGATGACAAACCAACGACTGTTCCAGGCGTATTAGCAGAAACTGCGGAAGAGCGGCTGTTATTTCAAACAGCGCCTGAACGGAAAGAAGCACGGAGGATTCGTCGTCAGGAAAGCAAGCATTTTGCTAATTTTATGGGAACGGAATATGCATTTATGGAATCGAAGACTCCAGCGTCATCTCTGAATTTGTTAAATAAAGGATATGAATCCGCATGGGTTTCGGAGTGGTAG
- a CDS encoding LysR family transcriptional regulator has protein sequence MDLKHLNYFVAVAEAGSFTLAARKLHITQPSLSKMVRLLEEDLGVQLIDRSSKQIELTDAGMTILRSAKQIIQSFEHMSSELEEVVSLKKGTLRLGIPPMVGSYFLPAIIEKFLTSFPHIKLQVIEQGGKSLEQDLLQGELDFSMVILPVKDIEKYHIFPCINENLRLVVHSNHRLASCSSIAMKQLADESFIMFRKDFTIHHLIAEQCEAAGFEPRIVFESSQWDFMTEMVAARYGITLLPEGICKQLDTERFTTIPIIQPEIPWKLSMIWRKDKYLSFASREWIRMIESELEPFLP, from the coding sequence ATGGACTTAAAACATTTAAATTATTTTGTTGCTGTAGCAGAAGCCGGAAGCTTCACGCTTGCAGCACGCAAGCTGCATATCACACAGCCTTCTTTATCCAAAATGGTACGTCTGCTTGAGGAAGATTTAGGTGTACAGCTCATTGACCGGTCCTCAAAGCAAATTGAGCTCACTGATGCTGGTATGACTATTCTTCGTTCAGCGAAGCAAATCATACAGTCCTTCGAGCATATGTCGAGTGAATTGGAGGAGGTTGTATCCTTAAAGAAAGGAACGCTTCGTCTTGGCATTCCACCTATGGTTGGAAGTTATTTCTTACCTGCTATTATTGAGAAATTTTTAACTAGCTTTCCACACATCAAGCTGCAAGTAATCGAACAAGGAGGCAAAAGCTTAGAGCAGGATTTATTGCAAGGGGAGCTTGATTTCAGCATGGTTATTCTTCCCGTAAAGGATATCGAGAAGTATCATATTTTTCCCTGCATTAATGAAAACTTGCGACTAGTTGTTCATTCCAATCATCGACTCGCTTCATGCTCATCCATTGCAATGAAACAACTGGCAGATGAATCTTTTATTATGTTCCGTAAAGATTTCACTATTCATCACCTCATTGCTGAGCAGTGCGAGGCAGCGGGCTTTGAACCGAGGATCGTATTTGAGAGCTCCCAGTGGGATTTTATGACAGAAATGGTTGCTGCTCGGTATGGCATAACTCTTTTGCCTGAAGGGATATGCAAGCAGCTCGACACGGAGCGTTTTACAACGATCCCCATCATTCAACCTGAAATCCCTTGGAAATTATCGATGATATGGCGCAAAGACAAATATCTTTCGTTCGCCTCCCGTGAATGGATTCGAATGATTGAATCAGAGCTCGAACCATTCTTACCATAA
- a CDS encoding LrgB family protein produces the protein MIQAALWLIITVVIYLAAKRLYGLFPKVYLTPLLVEPATIALAITLYRHMDILRKNVWVIAISVTAGAVIAIITSVGAAYLFGLDTEVIESLAPRSATTPIAVSISGSIGGVPTITAVATLITGLIGLIAGPLIIKWFGIKSAVARGILFGTSAHSAGISKALEYDAVTGSVASIAMMVTAFVTLLATPWLMGLW, from the coding sequence ATGATTCAAGCTGCTTTGTGGTTAATAATCACAGTTGTCATTTATTTGGCAGCAAAAAGGCTTTATGGCTTATTTCCTAAGGTTTATTTGACACCGCTGCTAGTAGAGCCAGCTACGATTGCGCTTGCAATCACTTTATATCGACATATGGATATTTTGCGGAAAAACGTTTGGGTTATTGCGATCAGCGTTACGGCAGGCGCAGTAATCGCTATTATTACTTCAGTCGGCGCTGCTTATTTATTCGGGCTAGATACCGAAGTGATTGAAAGTCTTGCGCCGCGATCCGCTACAACCCCGATCGCGGTATCCATCTCTGGCTCCATCGGAGGAGTTCCGACGATAACGGCAGTCGCCACGCTCATAACCGGATTGATCGGCTTAATAGCAGGTCCGCTTATTATAAAATGGTTTGGTATTAAAAGTGCAGTAGCTCGCGGCATATTATTTGGAACGAGTGCACATTCTGCTGGAATTAGTAAAGCGCTCGAATATGATGCGGTCACGGGATCAGTCGCTAGCATCGCTATGATGGTAACCGCATTCGTCACGCTGCTCGCGACGCCATGGCTCATGGGATTATGGTAA
- a CDS encoding LysR substrate-binding domain-containing protein, with the protein MTRTVKKGSIRIGLPPMAGSSFFPSVIKSFQDQYPGISIKLMEYGAKKVEEHVSQGLLDVGVVLWPIDNDVFDSFQLVEDHMRVVMHPSHPLAASKQISLNELSSERFILFNSEFALHDRIIDECQTIGFIPHIVYESSQWDFIGKMVAENLGIAMLPARICQLLDSGEVCTAALCEPIIPWRLAMVWKRSGYLSLATREWIAFNKQRFAQKEEQLD; encoded by the coding sequence ATGACAAGAACTGTAAAGAAAGGCAGTATCCGTATTGGGCTCCCGCCTATGGCAGGCTCCAGCTTTTTCCCAAGTGTTATTAAGAGCTTTCAGGATCAATATCCTGGAATTTCGATTAAGCTAATGGAGTATGGAGCCAAAAAAGTAGAAGAGCATGTCTCACAAGGATTGTTGGATGTAGGAGTTGTATTGTGGCCAATCGATAACGATGTTTTTGATTCATTCCAGCTCGTGGAAGACCACATGAGAGTTGTTATGCATCCTTCGCACCCGCTTGCTGCAAGCAAGCAAATCAGCCTAAACGAGCTATCAAGCGAGCGGTTCATATTGTTTAATAGTGAATTTGCACTTCATGATCGAATTATAGACGAATGCCAAACGATAGGCTTCATTCCCCACATCGTATATGAAAGTTCGCAATGGGATTTTATCGGAAAAATGGTCGCTGAAAACCTCGGCATTGCCATGCTCCCTGCTCGCATCTGTCAATTGCTTGATTCAGGAGAGGTGTGTACAGCAGCGCTATGCGAGCCCATTATCCCTTGGCGGCTTGCCATGGTATGGAAACGCTCTGGCTATCTCTCTTTAGCGACCAGAGAATGGATTGCTTTTAATAAGCAGCGGTTTGCACAAAAAGAAGAACAGCTTGATTAG
- a CDS encoding sensor domain-containing diguanylate cyclase has translation MKKTGHQALFENNRDGVLLVDKTCQIIGSNFAFSTLTGYTHNQLNKQPLFFMLKSIAADERRTILRVIAHGITSFDTAIIHQKGNRVELSVSQIPYTEDGKQIGSYFIARNITEEKRATENLYKLAFYDELTGLPNRHKFNKDFEQSLAVCSNENKSFVLMMIDIDGFKRINDKLGHYYGDLVLKEIGNRLLENINDEQVEVSRFGGDELTVILNNVNEYDDIAELAKRIIKLIQMPIHFNRKEYTVTASIGIAVYPDHGKDTIELMRNADKAMYEVKKNGKNNYLCYIDKNKKPEKRVNRGVN, from the coding sequence ATGAAGAAAACAGGGCATCAGGCCCTCTTTGAGAATAATCGTGATGGTGTGCTGCTTGTAGATAAAACTTGTCAAATCATTGGAAGTAATTTTGCATTTAGCACACTAACGGGCTATACCCATAACCAATTAAATAAACAGCCATTATTTTTTATGCTCAAAAGTATTGCTGCAGATGAGCGCCGAACTATTCTTCGGGTAATCGCCCATGGAATAACCAGCTTTGACACGGCGATCATTCATCAGAAAGGCAACCGTGTTGAATTGTCAGTTTCTCAAATTCCTTATACCGAAGATGGAAAGCAAATCGGCAGCTATTTTATAGCAAGAAATATAACCGAAGAGAAGCGTGCCACTGAAAATTTATATAAACTAGCCTTTTATGATGAATTGACAGGCTTACCTAACCGCCATAAATTTAATAAAGATTTTGAACAGTCGTTAGCAGTATGTTCGAACGAAAATAAATCTTTTGTACTCATGATGATTGATATTGATGGTTTTAAACGGATTAATGATAAGCTTGGACATTATTATGGTGATCTCGTGTTGAAGGAAATTGGCAACCGATTACTTGAAAATATTAACGATGAACAGGTGGAGGTTTCACGTTTTGGCGGCGACGAGCTTACCGTTATCTTAAATAATGTAAATGAATATGATGATATAGCTGAGCTAGCGAAGCGGATTATTAAGCTGATTCAAATGCCAATTCATTTCAATAGGAAGGAATATACGGTCACGGCCAGCATCGGTATTGCGGTATACCCAGACCATGGCAAGGATACAATTGAGCTTATGAGAAACGCTGATAAAGCAATGTATGAGGTGAAAAAGAACGGAAAGAACAACTATTTATGTTATATAGATAAAAATAAAAAGCCTGAAAAACGGGTAAATCGTGGAGTTAACTGA
- a CDS encoding ATP-binding protein: protein MKTSKRNIILITLLFLTILTGFRLIWNSIHTISSHTKASQGVLDLRSYGSLANATFLLHGEWEFYPNQFVMPDSANLSDHVNNKKYIQVPGNWSDQFDEDSSDYQFGTYRLRIMTSQNIDRSYGLWFTEVASASSVFANGKLLATSGTPAEDYESFIPRKIPYSVSFLPESNEFEIIIQVSNSSTYSMGGITSSIKFGDKAAIEKKRLFALALQLMVCVIFLLNGFYAGIIYFIDRTQKVMIYFFLLVVSAGIGILMDDDKILLTWLPLDYDLSIRLVILLYTANAAFLMQVVRELFPEYKRITPLKWFLWLCILYSLFNIIAPIQSVLSVKFLLGLLMAVSSITVLFLIMKLVFTKSGHMIYLLLSAAGIASSIFWGQIKSYGNFDVGYYPFDMIVAMLGFAAYWFKLYFQNANQMIKLAQKLQKADKTKDEFLATTSHELRTPLHGIISIAQTVLESTDQTVKANHKKDLMLLITIGRRMSYLINDLLDLTQLRENRIRLHARNVNINSIANGVLEMLQALTDGKPIRFLLQVPDTFPEVLADEKRLMQILFNILYNAVKFTDKGTITLHAELIDGMAHIHISDPGIGMDEETLSRIFMAYEQGDPTASISAGGIGLGLNISQKLVHLHGGELYAHSSPGKGSTFSFSLPLFHPASEEHSAVEHPIFHELFVVPAIRGMEEDIVIESSTLPSARRPKILAVDDDPINLKILTKILSNDYFELELVNSGSEALAKLTDQQWDLIIADVMMPNMSGYQLTQLVRKRFSISELPILLLTARSNADDIYYGFQSGANDYVTKPIDATELRVRVRSLTDLKKSVTERLSMEAAYLQAQIQPHFLFNTLNSISALSDIDTIKMQKLIHAFSNYLRISYDFLNATPLVNINHELDLVKAYLYIEQERFEDRLTIIWEIESDLNFKLPPLSVQPLVENAVKHGILSRYKGGTLWIRVITHSNFTEVTIKDNGIGMSEEKLSALLDGPFLEQRGIGLLNTDRRLKKQYGNGLTILSILNEGTSISFSIPNEMPT, encoded by the coding sequence ATGAAAACTTCTAAGCGAAATATTATTCTAATTACATTATTATTTCTCACTATCCTTACTGGATTTCGATTAATTTGGAATTCTATACACACGATTTCTAGCCATACAAAAGCCTCACAAGGCGTCCTTGATCTACGCTCTTACGGATCTCTAGCAAACGCTACTTTTTTACTTCATGGTGAATGGGAGTTTTATCCTAACCAATTCGTCATGCCTGACTCTGCTAACTTGTCAGATCATGTAAATAATAAGAAGTATATACAAGTACCTGGAAATTGGTCAGATCAGTTCGACGAAGACTCTTCCGACTATCAATTTGGAACTTATCGTTTACGAATTATGACTAGCCAGAATATCGACCGTTCATATGGCCTATGGTTCACAGAAGTAGCTAGCGCTTCCAGTGTATTTGCCAATGGTAAGCTACTAGCAACATCGGGAACTCCCGCTGAGGATTATGAAAGCTTCATACCTCGGAAGATTCCTTACTCCGTATCCTTTTTACCTGAATCGAATGAGTTTGAAATTATAATCCAAGTTTCTAATTCTAGTACATATAGTATGGGAGGCATCACCAGCTCGATTAAATTTGGCGATAAAGCGGCTATTGAGAAGAAACGCTTATTCGCATTAGCTTTGCAACTGATGGTCTGTGTTATTTTTCTGCTGAATGGCTTCTATGCTGGCATCATCTATTTCATTGACCGAACGCAGAAGGTCATGATTTATTTTTTTCTACTCGTTGTCAGCGCAGGCATAGGCATTTTAATGGATGATGATAAAATATTACTTACCTGGCTGCCTTTAGATTATGATTTGTCTATTCGATTAGTAATCTTATTATATACAGCAAACGCAGCATTTTTAATGCAGGTTGTCAGAGAGCTATTTCCAGAATATAAACGAATCACGCCTTTAAAATGGTTTTTGTGGCTATGTATTTTATACTCGCTATTTAACATCATAGCTCCTATACAGAGTGTACTTTCAGTAAAGTTTCTTCTTGGTCTATTGATGGCCGTATCTTCAATAACGGTACTCTTCCTTATTATGAAGCTCGTTTTTACGAAGAGCGGTCATATGATTTATTTATTGCTTTCCGCTGCAGGTATCGCCTCAAGCATCTTTTGGGGACAAATTAAATCGTATGGGAATTTCGATGTCGGCTATTATCCATTTGACATGATCGTTGCTATGCTCGGCTTTGCTGCCTATTGGTTTAAACTTTATTTCCAAAACGCCAATCAAATGATCAAGCTAGCGCAAAAGCTGCAAAAAGCAGACAAAACGAAGGATGAATTTCTAGCAACTACATCTCATGAATTACGCACTCCGCTTCATGGCATTATTTCAATTGCACAAACAGTTCTCGAGAGCACCGATCAAACGGTAAAAGCAAATCATAAAAAAGATTTAATGCTTCTTATAACCATTGGTAGACGAATGTCCTATCTCATAAATGATTTACTTGATTTGACTCAACTTCGTGAAAATCGAATTCGACTGCATGCTAGAAACGTGAATATTAATTCGATTGCTAATGGTGTGTTAGAAATGCTTCAAGCTCTGACTGATGGAAAACCAATCCGCTTCTTACTCCAAGTGCCGGATACATTCCCTGAGGTACTGGCTGACGAGAAACGATTAATGCAAATATTGTTCAATATCTTATATAACGCTGTTAAGTTTACCGACAAAGGAACGATTACGTTACACGCGGAGCTAATTGACGGCATGGCACATATTCATATATCAGATCCAGGCATTGGAATGGATGAAGAAACGTTAAGTCGTATATTCATGGCTTATGAGCAAGGTGATCCTACCGCTTCAATATCAGCCGGAGGTATTGGGCTTGGACTCAATATTTCACAAAAGCTGGTTCATCTACACGGTGGTGAGCTGTACGCTCACTCTTCACCGGGAAAAGGATCTACATTCTCCTTTAGCCTGCCGCTATTTCATCCAGCATCAGAGGAACATTCTGCTGTGGAGCATCCGATATTCCATGAGCTATTCGTAGTCCCTGCTATACGTGGCATGGAAGAGGATATTGTGATAGAGTCTTCGACCTTGCCATCAGCGAGAAGACCTAAAATATTAGCAGTTGATGATGATCCGATAAATTTAAAAATATTAACTAAAATATTATCGAATGACTATTTTGAATTAGAGCTTGTAAACAGCGGCAGTGAAGCGCTTGCCAAATTGACCGATCAGCAATGGGACTTAATTATTGCGGATGTGATGATGCCAAACATGTCAGGCTATCAATTGACGCAATTGGTTAGAAAACGCTTCTCGATTTCAGAGCTGCCTATCCTGCTCTTAACTGCGCGCAGCAATGCTGATGATATTTATTATGGCTTCCAATCTGGAGCTAACGATTATGTCACAAAGCCAATAGATGCGACTGAGCTTCGTGTCCGGGTACGCTCTTTAACCGATCTCAAAAAATCGGTTACTGAACGATTAAGCATGGAGGCAGCCTATCTACAAGCACAGATTCAGCCGCACTTTCTATTTAATACATTGAACTCCATTAGCGCGCTGAGTGATATCGATACGATCAAAATGCAAAAGCTGATCCATGCATTCTCCAACTATTTGAGGATAAGCTACGATTTCCTAAATGCCACACCACTTGTAAACATCAACCATGAGCTCGATCTTGTCAAAGCTTACTTGTATATTGAGCAAGAGCGTTTTGAAGATCGTTTAACGATCATTTGGGAGATAGAAAGTGATCTTAATTTCAAGCTGCCTCCGCTTTCCGTTCAGCCGCTTGTAGAAAATGCGGTTAAGCATGGTATTTTGAGCCGATATAAAGGCGGTACATTATGGATTAGGGTGATTACGCACTCTAATTTTACAGAAGTAACGATAAAGGACAATGGAATTGGCATGAGTGAAGAGAAGCTATCAGCACTTCTGGATGGACCTTTTCTAGAGCAAAGAGGAATTGGCTTACTAAATACGGATAGGCGCTTGAAGAAGCAATATGGCAATGGGCTTACCATTTTAAGCATTCTTAATGAAGGAACAAGCATTTCCTTCTCCATTCCGAACGAAATGCCGACTTGA
- the araA gene encoding L-arabinose isomerase, whose protein sequence is MLQVKPYQFWFVTGSQHLYGPETLEEVAQHSRIITAALNDDSIIASEIVFKPVVTTPEEIYKLCIEAKADENCAGIITWMHTFSPAKMWIHGLSELRKPLLHLHTQFNRDIPWETIDMDFMNTNQSAHGDREYGHIFSRLNIERKVVTGHWEDGETRSRIGSWMGTAIAVNEGRHLKVARFGDNMRQVSVTEGDKVEAQIKLGWSINGYGIGDLVARMNEVSESEVKQLLEEYNEQYVISSETRGNSASWAAIGEQARIELGLKAFLQEGGFSAFTTSFEDLHGMKQLPGLAVQRLMEQGYGFGGEGDWKTSALTRLMKLIANNKGTSFMEDYTYHLEEGNELVLGSHMLEVCPTIADNRPKIEVHPLGIGGKADPARIVFDGRAGAALNASLVDLGNRFRLIINKVDAVKPMHEMPKLPVARVLWKPQPSLRDAAESWIYAGGAHHTVFSYVVTTEQLVDWADLVGIETVVIDKNSSVRSVRNELRWNELSYRIR, encoded by the coding sequence ATGTTGCAAGTAAAACCTTATCAATTTTGGTTTGTTACCGGAAGCCAGCACTTGTACGGACCTGAGACGCTAGAGGAAGTAGCACAGCATTCACGTATTATTACTGCTGCGTTGAACGATGATTCTATTATTGCTTCTGAGATCGTATTTAAACCTGTAGTAACAACTCCTGAAGAAATTTATAAGCTTTGTATTGAAGCTAAGGCAGACGAGAACTGTGCGGGCATTATTACTTGGATGCACACCTTCTCTCCAGCTAAAATGTGGATTCATGGCTTGTCGGAGCTTCGTAAGCCGCTTCTGCACCTTCATACACAATTTAACCGCGATATTCCTTGGGAAACGATTGATATGGATTTCATGAATACGAATCAATCGGCGCATGGCGATCGTGAGTATGGACATATTTTCTCCCGTCTGAACATTGAACGCAAAGTAGTTACTGGACACTGGGAAGATGGCGAGACGCGTTCGCGTATCGGCAGCTGGATGGGGACTGCAATTGCAGTTAACGAAGGCCGCCATTTGAAAGTAGCCCGCTTCGGTGACAATATGCGTCAAGTTTCCGTTACAGAAGGCGACAAGGTTGAAGCGCAAATTAAATTGGGCTGGTCGATAAACGGCTACGGCATCGGCGATCTAGTTGCTCGAATGAATGAAGTATCCGAATCAGAGGTGAAGCAGCTTCTTGAGGAATACAACGAGCAATACGTTATTTCATCCGAGACTCGCGGCAACTCGGCATCTTGGGCAGCCATTGGCGAGCAAGCTCGCATCGAGCTTGGACTCAAAGCATTCCTGCAAGAGGGCGGCTTCTCCGCGTTCACGACTTCCTTTGAAGATCTGCACGGTATGAAGCAGCTTCCAGGTCTAGCGGTACAGCGTCTGATGGAGCAAGGCTATGGCTTCGGCGGCGAAGGGGACTGGAAAACTTCTGCTCTTACTCGTCTGATGAAGCTGATTGCAAACAACAAAGGCACTTCCTTCATGGAGGATTACACCTACCATCTTGAAGAAGGCAATGAGCTTGTACTCGGCTCTCATATGCTTGAGGTTTGTCCTACGATTGCAGATAACCGTCCGAAAATTGAGGTTCATCCACTAGGAATCGGCGGTAAAGCTGATCCAGCTCGTATCGTATTTGACGGACGCGCGGGTGCAGCGCTTAATGCTTCACTTGTAGATCTCGGTAATCGCTTCCGTTTGATTATCAACAAAGTAGACGCAGTTAAACCAATGCACGAAATGCCAAAGCTTCCAGTTGCGCGTGTATTGTGGAAGCCGCAGCCATCCCTTCGTGATGCAGCAGAGAGCTGGATCTATGCTGGCGGGGCGCATCATACCGTATTCTCCTATGTAGTAACAACGGAGCAACTGGTAGATTGGGCTGATCTGGTCGGTATCGAAACCGTCGTTATTGATAAAAACTCGTCAGTACGCAGCGTTCGCAATGAGCTTCGCTGGAATGAACTCAGCTACCGTATTCGCTAA